A DNA window from Luteibaculum oceani contains the following coding sequences:
- a CDS encoding polysaccharide biosynthesis protein translates to MAVLSKDQVGPRWIIFIADIFICLLSIVLSYTLRFEFNIPEVEIELMKIALPIYIAVRAISFLIGRTFASYVRYTSIEDSKRIVQVIFLGTIVLFLSNLVRYLFIDGLFVFPTSVLLIDLFQSVLFLMGGRIFIKMAYYDRKGTQLKKKVIIYGAGEMGLVTKRALEQKKGGNKSVVGFIDDDQKKVGMRIEGVKVYSSKNLDKTIAKFNADEVIFSILNPSRSKQQKVVDQCLNTGVAMLHVPPVNDWINGELNVNQIKNLKIEDLLDRTEIKLDPERLRSFLGDKVILVTGAAGSIGSEIARQIALIGCKKLWLLDQAETPLYELEQELLGKGHRNFEAIIADVTQFDRIRYIFNTINPEIIFHAAAYKHVPLMENNPVEAIKVNALATRNLAELAQAGNVEKFVFVSTDKAVNPTNVMGASKRFGELLIKNLGGDCHFISTRFGNVLGSNGSVIPLFKKQIEAGGPVTITHPEITRYFMTIPEACSLVLEAGFMGDKNQTFVFDMGESVKIVDLARNMIRLYGLEPEKDISIIYTGLRPGEKLYEETLADGEVNENTHHPKIQIFKDPTPSSLTIDFDRIENLVSNNDNEGLIKELKRIIPEFKSNNSVYSKLD, encoded by the coding sequence ATGGCTGTACTAAGTAAAGACCAGGTGGGCCCTAGGTGGATAATTTTTATCGCAGATATTTTTATTTGCCTGTTATCCATTGTGTTATCCTACACATTGCGATTCGAATTTAACATTCCCGAGGTAGAAATCGAATTGATGAAAATTGCTCTTCCCATCTACATAGCGGTGCGTGCCATCTCCTTTTTAATAGGTAGAACCTTTGCCTCCTACGTTAGATACACGAGTATTGAAGACAGTAAGCGCATTGTACAGGTAATTTTTCTAGGCACTATCGTACTATTTTTATCCAACCTAGTTCGCTACCTTTTTATCGACGGACTTTTTGTCTTTCCCACTTCCGTTTTACTCATAGATCTATTCCAGTCGGTTTTATTCTTAATGGGGGGAAGGATATTCATTAAAATGGCCTATTACGATAGGAAAGGCACCCAGTTAAAGAAGAAGGTAATTATCTATGGTGCCGGTGAAATGGGGCTGGTTACCAAAAGAGCCTTAGAACAAAAAAAAGGTGGAAATAAATCGGTAGTTGGTTTTATCGACGATGACCAAAAAAAGGTTGGTATGCGTATTGAAGGAGTAAAAGTGTACTCCTCTAAAAATCTGGATAAAACCATTGCAAAATTTAATGCCGACGAGGTCATATTCAGTATTTTAAACCCTTCCAGAAGTAAGCAGCAAAAGGTTGTAGATCAATGTTTAAATACAGGAGTAGCAATGCTTCATGTCCCGCCAGTAAACGATTGGATTAACGGCGAACTCAATGTCAACCAGATTAAAAACTTAAAAATTGAAGATTTACTGGATAGGACAGAAATAAAACTTGATCCAGAAAGACTAAGATCCTTTTTAGGTGACAAGGTGATTTTGGTGACAGGTGCAGCAGGTTCTATTGGATCCGAAATTGCCCGCCAAATAGCACTAATTGGTTGTAAAAAACTATGGCTTTTAGATCAGGCAGAAACACCCCTCTACGAGCTAGAACAGGAACTTTTGGGTAAAGGCCATAGAAATTTTGAGGCCATTATTGCCGATGTCACCCAATTTGATAGAATCAGGTACATTTTTAACACCATAAATCCCGAAATAATTTTTCATGCGGCGGCATACAAGCATGTCCCTCTAATGGAAAACAACCCAGTTGAGGCCATAAAGGTAAATGCCCTAGCCACAAGAAATTTGGCTGAGTTGGCTCAAGCTGGCAATGTGGAAAAGTTTGTATTTGTGTCTACTGATAAGGCGGTAAACCCAACAAATGTAATGGGCGCCTCCAAGCGTTTTGGTGAATTACTAATTAAAAATTTAGGAGGCGATTGTCACTTCATTTCCACCCGATTCGGAAATGTATTGGGATCTAATGGAAGCGTTATCCCGCTTTTTAAAAAACAAATTGAAGCGGGAGGTCCAGTAACTATTACTCATCCCGAGATAACGCGGTATTTCATGACCATCCCAGAGGCCTGCTCCTTGGTGCTCGAGGCTGGATTTATGGGCGACAAAAATCAAACTTTCGTTTTTGATATGGGGGAGTCAGTAAAAATAGTAGACCTCGCTCGAAACATGATCCGGCTTTATGGTTTAGAACCCGAAAAGGATATTTCTATTATCTATACCGGATTGAGACCTGGGGAAAAGCTGTACGAAGAAACTCTGGCGGATGGTGAAGTAAATGAAAACACCCACCACCCTAAAATTCAAATATTTAAAGATCCAACCCCTTCGAGCTTAACCATAGATTTCGACCGCATTGAAAATTTGGTAAGCAACAATGACAATGAAGGGCTGATTAAAGAATTAAAACGGATTATTCCAGAGTTCAAATCCAACAATTCGGTGTACTCTAAGCTGGATTAA